The following coding sequences lie in one Niabella agricola genomic window:
- a CDS encoding GIY-YIG nuclease family protein, with protein sequence MLMIYTVYVLYAPAYDKHYTGFTANIELRLKSHNEFGKDWTARHRPWKLIYTRDFDNKVQAMDFEKWLKTGAGRDFIKTLPY encoded by the coding sequence TTTATGTATTGTATGCCCCCGCATATGACAAACACTATACAGGCTTCACGGCCAATATTGAGCTGCGGTTAAAATCACACAACGAGTTCGGAAAAGACTGGACCGCACGACACAGGCCCTGGAAATTAATTTACACAAGAGATTTTGATAACAAGGTTCAGGCAATGGATTTTGAAAAGTGGTTAAAAACCGGTGCAGGACGCGACTTCATTAAAACGCTGCCTTACTAA